A section of the Methanocella sp. genome encodes:
- a CDS encoding HypC/HybG/HupF family hydrogenase formation chaperone, protein MNVEMNIKEEHLTGGYTGFLGVILIMCLAVLAQLKEFKEGNIAVADFGGLTQEIRLDLLEEPKINDWVLVHTGFAIQVVDEKEALEMKKVLDEVAAINEEMDNART, encoded by the coding sequence TTGAACGTCGAGATGAATATCAAGGAAGAACACCTGACCGGAGGATATACCGGTTTTTTAGGAGTAATACTGATCATGTGTCTTGCAGTTCTGGCTCAGCTAAAAGAGTTCAAGGAAGGCAACATAGCAGTGGCCGACTTCGGGGGCCTGACCCAGGAGATACGGCTGGACCTGCTCGAGGAGCCCAAGATAAACGACTGGGTCCTCGTGCACACCGGCTTTGCCATCCAGGTGGTCGACGAGAAGGAAGCCCTGGAAATGAAGAAGGTCCTCGACGAAGTGGCGGCCATCAACGAGGAAATGGATAATGCACGAACTTAG